The Hymenobacter sp. DG25A nucleotide sequence AACAACCCACAGGACCAGCAGCAGGTGCGCCTGGCCTTCTCGGTGCCTATTCTGGACTGGGGCCGGCAGAAATCCATTGTGAAAACTGCCGAGCTCAACCGCCAACAGGTGCAGCAAACCGTAGCCCAGGAGCAGCAGACGTTTGAGCAGTCGGTGCTCACGCAGGCCGCCCAGCTCAGCAGCCTCAACGAGCAGCTGGACCTAGCCGCCCGCGCCGATACGCTGGCCCAGCGCCGCTACGATATTGCCCGCGCCACCTACCAGGTGGGCCGCATCAGCCTCACGGACCTGAACATTGCCCTCAACGAAAAAGACCAGGCCAAGCGCAGCTACATTGCCGCGCTGCGCGCCAGTTGGGTGGCTCACTACCGCCTGCGCGCCCTCACACTGTATGATTTTGAGCGCCAGGAGCCGCTGGTGGCGAAGCAGTAAAGCTGTTTAAAAAGCCACCCGAACGTCATGCAGAGCGCCGCGAAGCATATCGCGTGCTGACGTTGCCAAACTATATGTCATCCTGAGCAAAGCGAAGGACCTTATCACCAAAGAACGAAAAGCGTAACAACGACTCGTTCCAGCGTGATAAGGTCCTTCGCTTTGCTCAGGATGACAGGCGAAGCGGGAGAGATGCTTCGACTCCGCTCTGCATGACAATTCAAGGCAAAAGCCCTTTACCGTGGCACGGTAAAGGGCTTTTTGTATGAGTATCGGGCGGGCTGATTCTTCGCCCGGCCGGGAATGACTAAGGGATGACGGCTTAGGAAGCAGCCGGAATGTTGGTGTTCCAGATATCCTGGTGCAGCTTCCACTGGCCTCCCTGCTGTTTCCAGACCACCATGTATTTGCCCTGGTCTATCAGCTGGCCGGCGCCACCGAAGAGCGTGTAGTTGCCGAGTTCAATGGCGGTGTCTTCCAGCTCTTCTACCTCCCGGGTTTTCAGCTTTACCTGCTTAATGCCCATTTCCATGGCGCCCTGCCAGAACGCCTGAATGCCTGCGGTGCCCTGAATGGGCTCCATGCCGGTGGGCAGCACTACGCCACCGTCAGTGTACAGGCGGGCAATGGCGGCGGAGTCTCCGCGCGCAAAGCTGGCTTCAAAGGTGTCGTTGGCACGCCGGATTTCATCACGAATGCTTGTGGCTGTGGTAGGCATAATGAATGAGATGAAGTGGATGGGAAAAAAATGATGCTTATGTAAGATGGAAATAATTCATAAAAATAAAAATGTCATGCTGAGGGACTTAAGGGAATAATTATGGTGGGTTTCGAGTGCGTGCTACGGCTGTTTGGGAAGACTTGGCGCAAAAGCGCACAGTAGGCGCGCCATTTCCGAACACCCTGTCCAGAAATGGACAATATTTCCTAAATGCTATTTTTATAATATTGAATTAAGTTATTGATAATGAAATAATTAAGAAAATGGCACGCGGCTTGGCTAGGTAGTAGAGGGAGAGGGGTATAGCTGTACAAAAACGGACATTCCGCCCCGGTACCGCTGCCCCTGTCACCTGGTTTCTTCTTCACTCTTCCGAAAACAAACTCCCTGCCCCATGAACGCTACTACCGCTTCCAGCCCATTCACAGACTCGCCGCTGGTCCAGGCTGCGGCCGCGCCGGTTATTCAGCTGGCCGACATTGAAAAGGTATACCAGACCAGCACCGTGGAAACGCTGGCCCTCAACCGCGTAAACCTCTCCATTAACCGGGGCGAGTTTGTCTCCATTATGGGGCCTTCAGGCTGCGGCAAATCCACGCTGCTCAGCATTATGGGCCTGCTGGATGAGCCCACCAACGGCACCGTGGTAATTGATGGCCGCCCCGTGACCAGCTACTCCGACCGGGAGCTGGCCCACCTGCGCAACCACAAAATCGGGTTCGTATTCCAGAGCTACCACCTCATCAACGACCTCTCGGTGCTGGATAACGTGGAGCTGCCTCTGCTCTATCGCAAAGGCGTATCGGGCAAGGAGCGCCGCCAGCGCGCCCACGCCGCCCTGGACAAGGTAGGCCTGAATGCCCGCATGAGCCACTTCCCCAGCCAGCTTTCCGGTGGGCAGCGCCAGCGCGTGGCCATTGCCCGGGCGCTGGTAGGCAACCCTGAAATCATCCTAGCCGACGAACCCACCGGCAACCTGGACTCCGTGATGGGAGAGGAAATCATGGACCTGCTCCTGACCCTGAACCGCCGCGACAACACCACCATTGTGATGGTAACCCACGACGAGCAGCAGGCCCTGAAAACCGAGCGCATCATCCGCTTCTTCGACGGCAGCCAGGTGAGCTAACCTACTGCTGTCGTCTCCTGCCGCATCTATTCTGCTTTCGCCCATACCGCCTCTCTCCCTTTTGCTATGAAAACCTCCGCTGCTCACTTCATTCCGGAAGCCGAACTGATTGCGGCCTGCCGCCAGGGCAACCCCCGTGCCCAGCGCCTGCTCTACGACCAGATGGCGCCCAAAATGCTGGGCGTGTGCCTGCGCTACCTGCGCAACCACGATGATGCCGAAGAAGCCATGATGACGGGCTTTGTGAAGGCATTCCGGGCCCTGGAGCAGTTCCGGCAGGAGGGCAGCTTTGAGGGGTGGGTGCGCCGCATTATGGTGCGCGAAGCCCTGAACCAGATCAGCCGCCGCGAGCCGTTCATGCTCAACCTCGACGACTGCCCCGCGCAGTACACGCCCGCCCTGCCCGCCGGCATTGAGAGTGACCTGAACGCCGCCGACCTGCTGGCCCTCATTCAGGAGCTGCCCGCCGGCTACCGCACGGTGTTTAACCTGGCTGCGCTGGAGGGCTACACGCACCAGGAAATTGCCGGGTTGCTGGGCATTTCCGAAGGCACCAGCAAGTCCCAGCTCAGCAAGGCCCGTGCGCTGCTGCAGCGCCGCCTAACCGCCTTAACCTATTCTTCTCCCGCCTCTCATTCTGACTCCCCATGCTGCTTAGCTATCTAAAAATTGCCTGGAAGGTCTTGCTGCGTCGCAAGTTCTTCACCTTCATCAGCCTGTTCGGCATCAGCTTCACGCTGATGGTGCTGTTGGTGGTAGTGGCCATGTTCGACCACTTTAAAGGCGCCCACGCCCCCGAATCGCGCATCGACCGGATGCTGTTCGTCTCTTTCCTCAACCAGAAATTTGCCGACGGCGGCAACATGAACACGCCGCCCAGCCCTTACTTCCTCGAAAAGTATGTGCGCCCTATGCACACGCCCGAGAAAGTAGCCCTGTTCTCTATGTTCCACGCTATTCCCAGCTACGTGGGCAACCAGAAGCTGGACCTGGACCTGAAGTTTACCGACAACGTGTTCTGGGAGATTTTTGACTTCACCTTCCTGGAAGGCAAGCCCTACAACGCCACCGACCTGAAGAACGCCAACCGCGTGGCCGTCATCAATGAAACCACCGCCAAAGAGTACTTCGGTCAGGCCCGCGGGGTGGTGGGCCGCACCATTGTGGTAGACCAGATCAACTACCGCGTGGCCGGTGTGGTAGCCGATGTGCCCGTAATGCGCTTCAACTCTTACGCCGAGGTATGGGCCCCGATGACCACCACCAAAGCCGACATCAAAAACCCGGTGCTGGAGGGCGAATACTTTGCCGTGATGCTGGCCCACGAAGGCCAGGACCTGCACGAGCTGCAAAGCGAGTTCAACCAGATTATTAAAAAGGTGACCATTCTCAACTCCGGTGTAAAGTCCATTCACATCTATGCCGATACGCTGCTGGCCGCGCTCACCCGCCAGATTATCGGGGGCGGCGACTTATCCAACACTTCTGACCGAATGGTGCTGTTCTATATAATTGTAACCGGGCTGGGCCTGTTGTTTATGATGCTGCCTACGCTCAACTTGGTGAACATCAACCTGAGCCGCATTATGGAGCGCTCCTCCGAAATAGGGGTGCGCAAGGCCTTTGGCGCTACCGGCCGGGCCCTCATGGGACAGTTTCTGATTGAAAATATCTTCCTCACCCTGGTGGGTGGCCTGCTGGGGCTGGCCCTGGCCTATGGCGCCCTGCGGCTCATCAGCGGCTCCGATTTTATAGCCTACGCGCAGTTCTCTCTCAGCCTGCCGGTATTTGGCTGGGCCCTGTTGATTACCCTCGTTTTTGGGATAATGTCCGGGGTGTACCCAGCCTTAAAAATGTCTCGTCTCCAACCCGTGAATGCCCTGAAGGGAGGTGCCAAATGATACGTCACTTATTTACTCTGATCTGGAACCGCAAGCGGTCCAACTTCCTGCTGATTGCCGAAATCGTGCTGTCGTTCTTTGTGGTGTTTGTGGTGGGCAGCCTGCTGCTCTACAACCTCAACAACTACAGCCAGCCCCTGGGTTACAACTATGAAAACGTATGGGAAGTGAGCCTGGAGCCCGGCCCCGATACCGTAGCCCGCCGCGAGAAAATTGATCTGCTCTCGCAGCGCATCAAAGCCCTGCCAGGCGTGGTGGGCATCACCCGCAGCAGCGTGAACACGCCCTTCGCCTTCTCCACCATGACTACCGAGCTGGAGTACAAAGGCAAAGAAACACCCTCCTCGGACCGCTACAGGGTGGATGATAACTTTGCCAAGCTAATGGAAGTGAAAGTGCTGGAAGGCCGCTGGTTTAACCAGAGCGACAACGCGGCCCAGCGGGTTCCGATTATTATCAACCAGGCCTTTAAAGACGCCGTGTTTCCCAATGAAACGGCCGTGGGTAAGATTGTAGCGGAAAAAAATAGTACCCGCAAGTGGCAGGGGCAAGTGGTAGGGGTAGTAGAATCCTTCCGCGCCGGCAGCGACTTTGCCGAAAACAGCCCGGCGTTTTTTGAGCGCCGCATGGACGATACCACCCGCATGGCGGGCTACGATTTGCCCTGGCTGCTGATTAAAGTAAAGCCCGGCCAGGGAGCCATTCTGGAGCAGAAAATGGTGAAGGAAGTGCTGAACGTAACCAAAAACTGGTCAGTGAAAACCAACACGCTGGAGCAGAACCGCATTTCCAAGCTCAAAGTTGTGCTCACACCCATCGTGGTCCTCGGCATTGTGTGCGTGTTCCTGATTCTGAACGTGGCCCTGGGCCTGTTTGGGGTGCTATGGTACAACATCAGTCAGCGCCGCTCCGAAATTGGCCTGCGCCGTGCCCTGGGTGCCACGGGCATGGGCATTGGCGCCCAGTTTATTGGCGAGATGCTGGTGGTTACTACGCTGGGCGTATTGGTAGGCGTGGTGCTGGCCGTGCAGTTTCCGCTGCTGGGCGTGTTTGGAGTGGCGCCGACGGTGTACGGGACGGCCATTGCGGCCGCCGCCCTCCTGATTTACCTGCTCACGGCCATCTGTGCCTTCCACCCCAGCCGCCTGGCCGCTGGTATTCAGCCGGCTGTGGCCCTGCGCGAGGAATAAACAGCCAGCCCGTTCTGTCCTAAAAACAGAACGGGCTGTTGCCTCTTCCGCCGCAAATTACGTCCTTCGCCTCTTCCCCCTTTCCAGCTCCATGATTCTCATTGTCGACGACGATATAGCGGTACGCACCTCTCTGGGGCTGCTATTAAAGCAGGCCGGCTACGCCACCCGTGGCGCCGCCACCCCGGAAGAAGCCCTGCGGGCCCTGCAGGAAGTCAGCCCGCAGCTGGTGCTCATGGACATGAACTACTCCCTGGACACCAGCGGCCACGATGGCCTGGATCTGCTGGCCAAGGTGAAGGTGCTGCAGCCCGCGCTGCCGGTTATTCTTATTACCGGCTGGGGCTCCATTACCCTGGCGGTGGAAGGCATGAAAGCCGGCGCCGCTGAGTTTGTGACCAAGCCCTGGAACAACGACGCCCTGCTGCAAACCATCCGCACCATTCTGGACCTGGCCACCCAGGCCGAAGCCTCCGAGCCGGATGAATCCACGCTCACCCGTCGCCAGCTCGACCGCCAGTACGACTTCAAGAACATTGTGGGCCAGGACCCGCACCTGCTGCATGTGCTGCGCAGCGTGGGCCAGGTAGCCGCCACCGATGCTTCCGTCTTGATTGAAGGCGAGTCCGGCACGGGCAAGGAGCTTATTGCCGAAGCCATTCACCAGAACAGCCAGCGCCGCCGCCAACCCTTTGTGAAGGTAAACCTGGGCGGCATCTCGGCCTCTTTGTTTGAGAGTGAGATGTTCGGGCACCGCCGCGGGGCCTTTACCGATGCTAAAGCTGACCGGGTGGGCCGCTTTGAGCTGGCCAACGGCGGCACCATTTTCCTGGATGAGATTGGCGAGCTGGACATGGGCTCCCAGGTGAAGCTGCTGCGCGTGCTGCAGGACCGCACCTACGAGGTGCTGGGCGACAGTAAGCCGCGCCGCCTGGACATCCGCGTGATTTGCGCCACCAACCGCGACC carries:
- a CDS encoding YybH family protein, yielding MPTTATSIRDEIRRANDTFEASFARGDSAAIARLYTDGGVVLPTGMEPIQGTAGIQAFWQGAMEMGIKQVKLKTREVEELEDTAIELGNYTLFGGAGQLIDQGKYMVVWKQQGGQWKLHQDIWNTNIPAAS
- a CDS encoding ABC transporter ATP-binding protein, translating into MNATTASSPFTDSPLVQAAAAPVIQLADIEKVYQTSTVETLALNRVNLSINRGEFVSIMGPSGCGKSTLLSIMGLLDEPTNGTVVIDGRPVTSYSDRELAHLRNHKIGFVFQSYHLINDLSVLDNVELPLLYRKGVSGKERRQRAHAALDKVGLNARMSHFPSQLSGGQRQRVAIARALVGNPEIILADEPTGNLDSVMGEEIMDLLLTLNRRDNTTIVMVTHDEQQALKTERIIRFFDGSQVS
- a CDS encoding RNA polymerase sigma factor — translated: MKTSAAHFIPEAELIAACRQGNPRAQRLLYDQMAPKMLGVCLRYLRNHDDAEEAMMTGFVKAFRALEQFRQEGSFEGWVRRIMVREALNQISRREPFMLNLDDCPAQYTPALPAGIESDLNAADLLALIQELPAGYRTVFNLAALEGYTHQEIAGLLGISEGTSKSQLSKARALLQRRLTALTYSSPASHSDSPCCLAI
- a CDS encoding ABC transporter permease, giving the protein MLLSYLKIAWKVLLRRKFFTFISLFGISFTLMVLLVVVAMFDHFKGAHAPESRIDRMLFVSFLNQKFADGGNMNTPPSPYFLEKYVRPMHTPEKVALFSMFHAIPSYVGNQKLDLDLKFTDNVFWEIFDFTFLEGKPYNATDLKNANRVAVINETTAKEYFGQARGVVGRTIVVDQINYRVAGVVADVPVMRFNSYAEVWAPMTTTKADIKNPVLEGEYFAVMLAHEGQDLHELQSEFNQIIKKVTILNSGVKSIHIYADTLLAALTRQIIGGGDLSNTSDRMVLFYIIVTGLGLLFMMLPTLNLVNINLSRIMERSSEIGVRKAFGATGRALMGQFLIENIFLTLVGGLLGLALAYGALRLISGSDFIAYAQFSLSLPVFGWALLITLVFGIMSGVYPALKMSRLQPVNALKGGAK
- a CDS encoding FtsX-like permease family protein, which codes for MIRHLFTLIWNRKRSNFLLIAEIVLSFFVVFVVGSLLLYNLNNYSQPLGYNYENVWEVSLEPGPDTVARREKIDLLSQRIKALPGVVGITRSSVNTPFAFSTMTTELEYKGKETPSSDRYRVDDNFAKLMEVKVLEGRWFNQSDNAAQRVPIIINQAFKDAVFPNETAVGKIVAEKNSTRKWQGQVVGVVESFRAGSDFAENSPAFFERRMDDTTRMAGYDLPWLLIKVKPGQGAILEQKMVKEVLNVTKNWSVKTNTLEQNRISKLKVVLTPIVVLGIVCVFLILNVALGLFGVLWYNISQRRSEIGLRRALGATGMGIGAQFIGEMLVVTTLGVLVGVVLAVQFPLLGVFGVAPTVYGTAIAAAALLIYLLTAICAFHPSRLAAGIQPAVALREE
- a CDS encoding sigma-54-dependent transcriptional regulator; the encoded protein is MILIVDDDIAVRTSLGLLLKQAGYATRGAATPEEALRALQEVSPQLVLMDMNYSLDTSGHDGLDLLAKVKVLQPALPVILITGWGSITLAVEGMKAGAAEFVTKPWNNDALLQTIRTILDLATQAEASEPDESTLTRRQLDRQYDFKNIVGQDPHLLHVLRSVGQVAATDASVLIEGESGTGKELIAEAIHQNSQRRRQPFVKVNLGGISASLFESEMFGHRRGAFTDAKADRVGRFELANGGTIFLDEIGELDMGSQVKLLRVLQDRTYEVLGDSKPRRLDIRVICATNRDLAHEVREGRFREDLFYRINLITVRLPALRERPTDIPLLVQHFVDNLRATYNRPALKVNTRAMHWLREQPLPGNIRELKNLVERAVLVSGKDELGPEEFQAQFQKTPVKVTAAPGELPAVGSMTLDELESQMIRKSMDHYAGNVSKVAKALGLSRGALYRRLEKYDIPFDVEKGNAALEG